One segment of Curtobacterium poinsettiae DNA contains the following:
- a CDS encoding DUF1684 domain-containing protein has translation MTSGTGAPDDAAVAAFTEHAHDRDRWARSARGPLALVNAQHVDHPQPVWPVPGTWAPAVGGLTVTAEASDGVVVDGVPVDGTVLVAGDTAVVPSTVALQDGLAGTVSGDTLRVWDPSSEAVARFAQIARFAWSGDWVTSGTYVPLAGDALEARGSVRDAAGDALPVAGHVETVVGGATVRFVAVRSAAHRGVPRLQLIVQDATSALAEDDPGSTYSMGRFLYLDDPGAEATVELDWNRLVLPPCAFSYQYACPIPPEDNRVPVRITAGERHPIDANGAVLH, from the coding sequence GTGACGAGCGGCACCGGCGCACCCGACGACGCGGCCGTCGCCGCCTTCACCGAGCACGCCCACGACCGTGACCGCTGGGCGCGCAGCGCACGTGGGCCACTCGCCCTGGTGAACGCCCAGCACGTCGACCACCCGCAGCCGGTCTGGCCGGTCCCCGGCACGTGGGCACCGGCCGTCGGCGGACTCACCGTGACGGCCGAGGCATCCGACGGCGTCGTCGTCGACGGCGTCCCGGTCGACGGCACGGTCCTGGTGGCCGGGGACACCGCCGTCGTGCCGTCGACCGTCGCGCTGCAGGACGGCCTCGCCGGCACCGTCAGCGGCGACACCCTGCGCGTCTGGGACCCGTCGTCCGAGGCGGTCGCCCGCTTCGCGCAGATCGCCCGCTTCGCGTGGTCCGGCGACTGGGTGACGTCCGGCACGTACGTCCCGCTGGCGGGAGACGCCCTGGAGGCCCGTGGCAGCGTCCGCGATGCCGCCGGCGACGCCCTGCCGGTCGCCGGACACGTCGAGACCGTCGTGGGTGGTGCCACGGTGCGGTTCGTCGCCGTCCGGTCGGCCGCCCACCGCGGAGTCCCGCGGCTGCAGCTCATCGTGCAGGACGCCACGAGTGCCCTGGCCGAGGACGACCCGGGCAGCACCTACTCGATGGGTCGGTTCCTGTACCTCGACGACCCGGGCGCCGAGGCCACGGTCGAGCTCGACTGGAATCGCCTGGTCCTGCCGCCGTGCGCGTTCTCGTACCAGTACGCGTGCCCGATCCCACCGGAGGACAACCGCGTCCCGGTGCGGATCACGGCGGGGGAGCGACACCCGATCGACGCGAACGGTGCCGTCCTGCACTGA
- a CDS encoding DUF3145 domain-containing protein, whose amino-acid sequence MNGTTTGVLYVHSSPRALCPHVEWAAGRAMNRAVNFSWLDQPAQDGARRTEYTWTGAVGAGAAIASALRGWEHLRYEVTEEPTSASDGGRWMHTPDLGVFYAQTDVTGNMVIPEDRVRYAMEVAGSNALELHRELRLALGQAWDDELEPFRHAAEGNPVVWLHRVG is encoded by the coding sequence GTGAACGGAACGACGACAGGAGTGCTCTACGTGCACTCCTCACCCCGCGCGCTCTGCCCGCACGTCGAATGGGCAGCAGGTCGCGCAATGAACCGCGCCGTGAACTTCTCGTGGCTCGACCAGCCCGCACAGGACGGTGCGCGCCGGACCGAGTACACGTGGACCGGTGCCGTGGGTGCCGGTGCCGCGATCGCGTCGGCCCTGCGCGGGTGGGAACACCTGCGGTACGAGGTCACCGAGGAGCCGACGAGTGCCTCGGACGGTGGCCGTTGGATGCACACGCCCGACCTCGGCGTGTTCTACGCGCAGACCGACGTCACGGGCAACATGGTCATCCCCGAGGACCGGGTGCGCTACGCGATGGAGGTCGCGGGCAGCAACGCCCTCGAGCTGCACCGCGAGCTCCGACTCGCCCTCGGGCAGGCCTGGGACGACGAGCTCGAGCCCTTCCGCCACGCGGCCGAGGGCAACCCGGTCGTCTGGCTGCACCGCGTCGGCTGA
- a CDS encoding beta-ketoacyl-[acyl-carrier-protein] synthase family protein, which yields MTKKTVVVTGIGAISPLAATAPDTWDALLAGKSGITRIEDPRYAELELPVEFAGQARRFLTDQLTRPESKRLDPSSQLSLVAAREAWADAGIDDESVVPERLIVDWATGIGGVNTLLDAWDTLREKGPRRVLPMTVPMLMANGPAAAIEMEFGARGGARTYLSACASSTESLAEAYRHIADGDADIVITGGAEAALHPLPLAAFAAMQALSRRNDSPETASRPYDVTRDGFVLGDGAAALILESKEHAEARGATIYAEVAGAGITSDAFHITAPDPEGSAAARAVLQALEHADASREDVVHVNAHATSTPVGDVAEYHAMRRVFGDHLDDVVVSATKASTGHLLGGAGAIEAVFTVLALHNRVAPPTINLHDQDPEIVMDVAREPRALPEGDLLAVSNSFGFGGHNAVVAFRSV from the coding sequence ATGACCAAGAAGACCGTCGTCGTCACCGGGATCGGTGCGATCTCACCCCTCGCCGCGACCGCCCCGGACACCTGGGACGCGCTGCTCGCCGGCAAGTCCGGCATCACCCGCATCGAGGACCCCCGCTACGCCGAGCTCGAACTCCCCGTGGAGTTCGCCGGCCAGGCGCGGCGGTTCCTCACCGACCAGCTCACCCGCCCGGAGTCGAAGCGGCTCGACCCCTCGTCGCAGCTGTCGCTCGTCGCGGCACGCGAGGCCTGGGCCGACGCCGGCATCGACGACGAGTCGGTCGTCCCCGAGCGCCTGATCGTCGACTGGGCGACCGGCATCGGCGGTGTGAACACGCTGCTCGACGCCTGGGACACCCTGCGCGAGAAGGGTCCGCGTCGCGTCCTGCCGATGACGGTCCCGATGCTCATGGCGAACGGCCCGGCCGCCGCCATCGAGATGGAGTTCGGCGCCCGTGGTGGTGCCCGCACCTACCTGTCCGCCTGCGCGTCCTCGACCGAGTCGCTGGCCGAGGCGTACCGGCACATCGCCGACGGCGACGCCGACATCGTCATCACCGGTGGCGCCGAGGCAGCGCTGCACCCGCTCCCGCTGGCCGCGTTCGCCGCGATGCAGGCCCTGTCGCGCCGCAACGACTCCCCCGAGACCGCGTCGCGTCCGTACGACGTCACGCGTGACGGCTTCGTGCTCGGTGACGGCGCAGCGGCGCTCATCCTCGAGTCGAAGGAGCACGCGGAAGCCCGCGGCGCGACCATCTACGCCGAGGTCGCCGGTGCCGGCATCACCTCCGATGCCTTCCACATCACCGCGCCGGACCCCGAGGGCAGCGCCGCCGCCCGTGCCGTCCTGCAGGCACTCGAGCACGCCGACGCCAGCCGCGAGGACGTCGTGCACGTGAACGCCCACGCCACCTCGACCCCGGTCGGTGACGTCGCCGAGTACCACGCGATGCGTCGCGTCTTCGGCGACCACCTGGACGACGTCGTGGTGTCCGCGACCAAGGCCTCGACGGGACACCTGCTCGGTGGTGCGGGTGCGATCGAGGCGGTCTTCACCGTCCTCGCGCTGCACAACCGCGTCGCCCCGCCGACGATCAACCTGCACGACCAGGACCCGGAGATCGTCATGGACGTGGCCCGCGAGCCGCGTGCGCTGCCGGAGGGCGACCTGCTCGCGGTCAGCAACTCGTTCGGCTTCGGCGGCCACAACGCCGTGGTCGCGTTCCGCAGCGTCTGA
- a CDS encoding acyl carrier protein, with the protein MALSNEEVLAGLAELINDETGIATDTVAADKSFTDDLDIDSISMMTIVVNAEEKFDVKIPDEEVKNLKTVGNAVDYIVKAQA; encoded by the coding sequence ATGGCCCTGTCCAACGAAGAAGTCCTCGCCGGCCTGGCCGAGCTGATCAACGACGAGACCGGTATCGCCACCGACACCGTCGCCGCCGACAAGTCCTTCACGGACGACCTCGACATCGACTCCATCTCGATGATGACCATCGTGGTCAACGCCGAGGAGAAGTTCGACGTGAAGATCCCGGACGAAGAGGTCAAGAACCTCAAGACCGTGGGCAACGCGGTCGACTACATCGTCAAGGCCCAGGCCTGA
- a CDS encoding beta-ketoacyl-ACP synthase III → MTDPTTPTDAPTGLPTGSARPLLQQRRGHDFTRILAFGAARGENVVPNDDLVGPIDSSDEWIRQRTGIITRKRAGKDVEAVDLAEAAAREAIAKAGIEPSQIGVVLVSTVTHTVATPSMASLLAERIGATPAAAYDISAACAGYAYGIAQADSFIKSGLADHVLVVGAEKLSDVVDPTDRSISFLLGDGAGAAVIGPSDFPGIAPTIWGSDGSKWDAIGMTATYNEWEAGAPRPTMRQAGQTVFRWAVWEMVKVARQALETAGVRPEDLAAFVPHQANIRIIDEFAKQLGLPETVTIARDITTTGNTSAASIPLATHRLLEEHPDLSGGLALQIGFGAGLVFGAQVVVLP, encoded by the coding sequence ATGACCGACCCGACCACCCCGACGGACGCCCCCACGGGCCTCCCGACCGGATCCGCGCGCCCGCTGCTCCAGCAGCGCCGTGGCCACGACTTCACCCGGATCCTGGCGTTCGGCGCCGCCCGCGGCGAGAACGTCGTGCCGAACGACGACCTCGTCGGCCCGATCGACTCGTCCGACGAGTGGATCCGCCAGCGCACCGGCATCATCACCCGCAAGCGCGCCGGCAAGGACGTCGAGGCGGTCGACCTCGCCGAGGCGGCCGCGCGCGAGGCCATCGCGAAGGCCGGCATCGAGCCGTCCCAGATCGGCGTCGTGCTCGTGAGCACCGTCACGCACACCGTCGCGACCCCGTCGATGGCGTCGCTGCTCGCCGAGCGCATCGGTGCCACCCCGGCCGCCGCGTACGACATCAGCGCCGCCTGTGCCGGGTACGCCTACGGCATCGCCCAAGCGGACTCGTTCATCAAGTCCGGACTCGCCGACCACGTCCTGGTCGTCGGGGCCGAGAAGCTCAGCGACGTCGTCGACCCGACCGACCGCTCGATCTCGTTCCTGCTCGGGGACGGTGCCGGCGCCGCGGTGATCGGCCCGAGCGACTTCCCGGGCATCGCCCCCACCATCTGGGGTTCCGACGGCTCGAAGTGGGACGCCATCGGCATGACCGCGACCTACAACGAGTGGGAGGCCGGGGCACCCCGTCCCACCATGCGCCAGGCCGGGCAGACGGTGTTCCGCTGGGCCGTCTGGGAGATGGTCAAGGTCGCGCGCCAGGCGCTCGAGACCGCCGGGGTCCGCCCCGAAGACCTCGCCGCGTTCGTGCCGCACCAGGCGAACATCCGCATCATCGACGAGTTCGCGAAGCAGCTCGGCCTGCCCGAGACGGTGACGATCGCCCGCGACATCACCACCACCGGCAACACCTCCGCCGCGAGCATCCCGCTCGCCACGCACCGCCTGCTCGAGGAGCACCCGGACCTGTCGGGCGGCCTCGCCCTGCAGATCGGCTTCGGCGCCGGACTCGTGTTCGGCGCGCAGGTGGTCGTCCTCCCCTGA
- a CDS encoding ACP S-malonyltransferase — MIVVVAPGQGSQTPGFLAPWLEDATVRERVGQWSESIGVDLAEHGTNSDADTIKDTALAQPLIVAAGLVTADALLADGRRALVGGVAGHSVGEFTAAAVAGILEPTDAVALVAERGRAMADAAALEPTSMAAVLGGDADAVTAALAEHGLVPANHNGGGQTVVAGAADAIAALAADPPAKARVIPLAVAGAFHTRYMAPAVERVAPVAFAATVQDPTLPIWTNADGARVEDGRRFVDLMVQQIANPVHWDAVMESFSAAGVTGIIELAPAGALVGLAKRGLRGTPTVAIKTPDDLPAAIDLLQRAGQEADATA; from the coding sequence GTGATCGTCGTCGTCGCGCCCGGACAGGGCTCCCAGACCCCCGGCTTCCTCGCCCCCTGGCTCGAGGACGCCACCGTTCGTGAACGAGTCGGGCAGTGGTCGGAGTCGATCGGCGTCGACCTCGCCGAGCACGGCACGAACTCCGACGCGGACACCATCAAGGACACCGCACTCGCACAGCCCCTCATCGTCGCCGCCGGCCTGGTGACCGCGGACGCGCTGCTCGCCGATGGCCGTCGCGCCCTGGTGGGCGGGGTCGCCGGACACTCGGTGGGCGAGTTCACCGCCGCCGCGGTCGCCGGGATCCTCGAGCCGACCGACGCCGTCGCACTGGTCGCCGAGCGTGGCCGGGCCATGGCCGACGCCGCAGCGCTCGAGCCGACCTCGATGGCCGCCGTGCTCGGTGGTGACGCCGACGCCGTGACCGCAGCCCTCGCCGAGCACGGTCTGGTGCCCGCGAACCACAACGGTGGCGGCCAGACCGTCGTCGCCGGTGCGGCCGACGCCATCGCCGCCCTCGCCGCCGACCCGCCCGCGAAGGCCCGCGTCATCCCGCTCGCCGTGGCCGGCGCCTTCCACACCCGCTACATGGCGCCCGCCGTCGAGCGCGTCGCCCCGGTCGCGTTCGCCGCCACCGTGCAGGACCCGACCCTGCCGATCTGGACCAACGCCGACGGCGCCCGGGTCGAGGACGGTCGCCGCTTCGTCGACCTGATGGTCCAGCAGATCGCGAACCCCGTGCACTGGGACGCGGTCATGGAGTCCTTCTCCGCCGCCGGCGTGACCGGCATCATCGAGCTCGCACCCGCCGGTGCCCTCGTCGGCCTGGCGAAGCGCGGCCTCCGCGGCACGCCGACCGTCGCCATCAAGACCCCCGACGACCTGCCTGCAGCGATCGACCTGCTGCAGCGCGCGGGCCAGGAAGCAGACGCAACCGCATGA
- a CDS encoding PucR family transcriptional regulator, whose amino-acid sequence MTTVRPDHESQESARERALSWLRQVSGELSTATIKRLEDTLPWYSEMPPGRRSAVGLVAQAGITSFISWLEGTASTPWIAAADVFGSAPRELLRSVSLQQTLQLIRVVVTVVEERAADDEMLQEAILKYSRDIAFAAADVYARAAEARGLWDARLEALVVDSILSGEYDDELPSRIAALGWHGHGEVAVLVGTAPKQLEVDQVRRTARHMDADVLVGVQGSRLVVVIGRSTPRDDVPEGEEPVSFTTIAQALEPLFGDGHLVLGNEVPGVVDASTSAKAALAGFAVARAWRGVPRPALADDLLPERALAGDPLARSALVQRIYVPLKDQSTELLQTLWCYLDTGRSLEATARELFVHPNTVRYRLRRVADIIGWDATHARDALIVQSALILGAMSESATGRRRTTPRR is encoded by the coding sequence GTGACGACGGTCCGCCCGGACCACGAGAGCCAGGAGAGCGCGCGCGAGCGTGCGCTCTCCTGGCTCCGTCAGGTGTCCGGAGAACTCTCCACCGCCACGATCAAGCGGCTCGAGGATACGCTCCCCTGGTACAGCGAGATGCCGCCGGGGCGCCGCTCCGCCGTGGGCCTCGTCGCCCAGGCCGGCATCACCTCGTTCATCAGCTGGCTCGAGGGCACCGCGTCGACGCCGTGGATCGCCGCGGCCGACGTCTTCGGGTCCGCACCGCGGGAACTCCTGCGCTCGGTGAGCCTGCAGCAGACCCTGCAGCTCATCCGCGTCGTGGTGACCGTGGTCGAGGAACGCGCCGCCGACGACGAGATGCTGCAGGAGGCGATCCTCAAGTACTCCCGCGACATCGCGTTCGCCGCAGCCGACGTCTACGCCCGTGCGGCCGAGGCCCGCGGCCTGTGGGACGCCCGGCTCGAAGCGCTCGTGGTCGACTCGATCCTCTCCGGCGAGTACGACGACGAACTGCCCTCCCGCATCGCCGCCCTCGGGTGGCACGGCCACGGCGAGGTCGCGGTGCTCGTCGGTACCGCACCGAAGCAGCTCGAGGTCGACCAGGTCCGGCGCACCGCTCGGCACATGGACGCCGACGTGCTCGTCGGGGTCCAGGGGTCGCGGCTCGTCGTGGTGATCGGCCGCTCCACCCCTCGCGACGACGTCCCCGAGGGCGAGGAGCCCGTCTCCTTCACGACCATCGCGCAGGCCCTCGAACCGCTGTTCGGCGACGGGCACCTGGTGCTCGGCAACGAGGTCCCCGGGGTGGTCGACGCGTCGACCAGCGCGAAGGCGGCCCTCGCCGGGTTCGCCGTCGCGCGTGCCTGGCGCGGCGTGCCCCGTCCGGCCCTAGCCGACGACCTGCTGCCCGAACGTGCGCTGGCGGGCGACCCGCTCGCCCGGTCGGCCCTGGTGCAGCGCATCTACGTCCCGCTCAAGGACCAGTCGACCGAGCTCCTGCAGACGCTGTGGTGCTACCTGGACACCGGCCGCTCGCTCGAGGCGACGGCGCGCGAGCTCTTCGTGCACCCGAACACCGTGCGCTACCGCCTGCGCCGGGTCGCCGACATCATCGGCTGGGACGCCACGCACGCCCGCGACGCCCTGATCGTGCAGTCGGCGCTCATCCTCGGCGCGATGTCCGAGTCCGCGACCGGACGCCGCCGCACCACCCCACGGCGGTAG